One Aneurinibacillus migulanus genomic region harbors:
- a CDS encoding NAD(P)/FAD-dependent oxidoreductase: MIDVIVIGAGPAGLAGAIACADFGLKVTVIDEFIKPGGRLLGQLHQEPSGEWWNGIKASERLHQEAKKLSVDIHCGVSVYNLEKKDQLWNVYTSVGALEAPFVLMATGAAEYPIPLPGWTLPGVMSIGAAQVMTNVHRVQVGKKGMIIGANILAFAILNELQLAGITVERIVLPEKSALSQEAGEPEEVMKSLLNAAHLAPSPLLRIGGRFMKNDWVRKMGLNFYPKNGMKVNGTSLQLRKAALEIIGKDQVEGVRLVDIDANGNIVAGSETIYEADFVCIAGGLYPLAELAAVAGCPFQYVPELGGHVPHHSETMETPLKGLFVAGNITGIESGKIAMAQGTTAGLSIAKHAGKGLGKIDQQLQQAIQNIHTVRRQATIQFNPKIDRGRKKMYELWENLYSNNGFS, translated from the coding sequence GTGGCAGATTGCTCGGACAACTTCATCAGGAGCCTTCTGGTGAATGGTGGAATGGAATAAAAGCATCAGAACGTCTCCATCAAGAAGCGAAAAAATTATCGGTCGATATTCATTGTGGTGTATCCGTTTACAACTTAGAAAAAAAAGATCAGCTATGGAATGTCTATACGAGCGTAGGTGCCCTGGAAGCTCCATTTGTACTAATGGCTACCGGGGCTGCCGAGTACCCTATCCCGCTGCCCGGCTGGACCCTTCCCGGTGTCATGTCGATCGGTGCAGCTCAAGTAATGACGAATGTTCACCGCGTCCAAGTCGGCAAAAAAGGAATGATTATTGGCGCGAATATTTTAGCATTTGCGATTTTAAATGAATTGCAATTGGCGGGTATAACGGTTGAGCGAATTGTACTCCCAGAAAAAAGTGCCCTTAGCCAAGAAGCAGGTGAACCTGAGGAGGTTATGAAATCGCTCTTAAACGCGGCTCATCTTGCCCCATCGCCACTATTACGTATCGGGGGCCGTTTCATGAAAAATGACTGGGTGAGAAAAATGGGTTTGAACTTTTATCCAAAAAACGGTATGAAGGTGAATGGTACTTCTCTCCAACTTCGTAAAGCAGCACTCGAAATTATCGGTAAAGATCAGGTTGAAGGAGTTCGCCTCGTCGATATTGATGCTAACGGCAATATTGTTGCCGGATCTGAAACGATTTACGAAGCAGATTTTGTCTGTATAGCAGGTGGCTTGTATCCGCTGGCTGAGCTTGCTGCTGTTGCCGGGTGTCCATTTCAATATGTTCCTGAACTTGGCGGCCATGTTCCTCACCATTCAGAAACGATGGAAACCCCTCTCAAGGGTCTGTTTGTAGCCGGTAATATTACCGGTATCGAAAGTGGTAAAATTGCCATGGCTCAAGGAACAACGGCAGGCCTATCAATCGCTAAACATGCCGGAAAAGGATTGGGCAAAATTGACCAGCAACTACAACAAGCAATACAAAATATCCATACCGTTCGAAGGCAAGCTACAATCCAATTCAATCCTAAGATTGACAGGGGCAGAAAGAAAATGTACGAGCTTTGGGAAAATCTTTATTCAAATAATGGGTTTAGTTAG
- a CDS encoding efflux RND transporter permease subunit has translation MIEYIVKKKKITILFFVMAILIGSYRFTQLPKQEMPDIILKQAIVTTIYPGATPEKVEQTVTKPLEQKIKEVQGIKKISSISENGLSTIHIETEGHADAKAIWDEVRKKVQDAKADLPNDAQQPVINDDLNKAFIQSYAITANSIEQIYELHNLMISWKDQLRTVPSVSEVTIKGIPDQEVRVQIDMQKLQQYHISWEQLMQSVQKENEHYPIGNVDYNERTYQLIVKESKDVANLNQVIISRTDSGAPIYLKDVGRVALTHKSPDYMPFFNGKPALTISISSNTGSDVPAMHDRVTEKMDELQRSLPKQYQLEIVFSQMDRVNKIFHGLTREFIFAMLSVIFVCTLGLNLLTASFVAMAIPISVAIGFIILPMMGVTLNQVSVVGLIIVMGILVDDAVVVNDNIERRLNTLGENPSVAAVQGTKEVAISIVTATLATIAAFAPLLLLSGDVGSFIKPIPTVVSFTMLASMIMSFTIIPIFRQWYECWRHSKEKLNNRKSAGLLGKQIDILRDVYAEKLMPKVLKQPLLVGMSGLLISTLAYGLIMFTPIELFPRSDEPQLTINIRLPIGTSIQETNRVTRDISNWAKQQPNVKTVTYAAGGDAPELFKDVSAESKSGVMIGQVAVLGEEGKFNAEEASEKWGTQLEKRYPGLPITLKVPKLGVPVGKPVSIRISGEDLEQLRSLSQQVKEVVLSIKGTKDVQDNIGMDRYALEFQVNKEAMDQYLVNYTDLTRTLQLIGQGVDFSNFDTGKKLIDIKMTLESAKQDPNILFQQVHVTNANGEQIPLAQLTELKPSFSIQKINHYNLVRTITVEADVDGRTATDVMEEIKQKMSRVQFPPGYGWESDGETSEQEDIFKDLGRLYIVVIFLIFMLIVMQFYSLSIPFIVMTTVYMAISGGLIGLFFTRTPLGFMSIMGLIALAGIVVRNGIVLIEFIEDSRQEGMDLKEAVIQAASARFRPILLTSLTAMVGMIPIALMGELLFKPLAYTIIFGLIFSTLLTLLVVPSLYMVLAQWKLKRQNKKNGWNLNKERLTIE, from the coding sequence ATGATAGAGTATATTGTAAAGAAGAAAAAAATCACAATTCTTTTCTTTGTTATGGCGATACTGATTGGATCCTATCGGTTCACCCAGCTACCCAAGCAAGAAATGCCAGACATTATCTTAAAACAGGCTATTGTTACTACAATTTATCCAGGCGCCACGCCGGAAAAAGTAGAACAGACAGTTACGAAACCGCTCGAACAAAAAATAAAAGAAGTTCAGGGTATCAAAAAAATTTCCTCCATATCCGAAAACGGTCTCTCGACCATCCATATCGAAACGGAAGGCCATGCTGATGCAAAAGCGATCTGGGATGAAGTGCGCAAAAAGGTCCAGGATGCTAAAGCTGATCTTCCGAACGACGCACAACAACCTGTAATCAACGACGATTTGAACAAGGCATTTATTCAATCGTATGCGATTACTGCTAACTCTATCGAACAGATTTATGAACTGCATAATCTAATGATTTCGTGGAAAGATCAATTAAGAACGGTTCCAAGTGTATCGGAAGTAACCATCAAAGGGATTCCGGATCAGGAGGTCCGGGTTCAGATTGATATGCAGAAGCTGCAGCAGTACCATATATCATGGGAACAATTGATGCAGTCTGTACAAAAAGAAAATGAACATTATCCGATTGGTAACGTAGATTACAATGAACGTACATATCAGCTTATCGTCAAGGAATCAAAGGACGTAGCGAATCTGAATCAAGTTATTATCTCCAGAACGGATTCCGGGGCCCCGATTTATTTGAAAGATGTCGGCCGCGTGGCGCTCACACACAAGTCACCGGATTATATGCCCTTTTTTAATGGGAAACCGGCTCTAACGATCAGTATCAGCAGTAATACCGGCAGTGATGTGCCGGCGATGCACGATAGAGTAACTGAGAAAATGGACGAATTGCAAAGAAGTCTGCCGAAGCAATATCAGCTCGAAATTGTGTTTTCACAGATGGATCGTGTGAACAAGATTTTTCATGGTCTTACCCGTGAGTTTATATTTGCTATGTTGTCCGTTATCTTCGTATGTACGTTAGGCTTAAATCTATTGACAGCCTCATTCGTGGCAATGGCGATTCCTATCTCGGTTGCAATCGGGTTCATCATTCTTCCAATGATGGGTGTTACCTTAAATCAGGTTTCGGTAGTCGGATTGATCATTGTAATGGGCATCTTAGTAGACGATGCGGTAGTTGTGAATGATAATATTGAACGAAGGCTAAATACCTTAGGGGAAAACCCTTCGGTTGCAGCAGTACAAGGAACCAAGGAGGTAGCCATCTCCATTGTGACGGCCACTTTGGCAACTATAGCGGCTTTTGCTCCATTGCTTCTTCTTTCGGGAGACGTTGGCTCATTCATCAAGCCCATTCCTACTGTTGTTTCATTTACAATGCTGGCATCTATGATCATGTCCTTCACCATCATCCCCATATTCCGACAGTGGTATGAATGCTGGAGACACAGTAAAGAGAAACTCAATAACCGTAAATCGGCTGGGCTCTTGGGCAAACAGATCGACATTCTGCGTGATGTTTATGCCGAAAAATTAATGCCTAAGGTGCTGAAACAACCTCTTTTGGTCGGGATGTCTGGCCTTTTAATCAGCACATTGGCTTACGGGCTCATTATGTTCACTCCGATAGAGCTTTTTCCAAGATCGGATGAGCCGCAGCTTACCATTAATATACGGTTGCCGATAGGTACCTCCATTCAGGAAACAAATCGGGTTACCAGGGATATTTCCAATTGGGCAAAGCAGCAGCCGAACGTGAAAACAGTAACGTACGCCGCTGGAGGTGACGCTCCAGAGCTTTTTAAAGATGTCTCTGCGGAATCAAAATCAGGAGTGATGATTGGGCAGGTGGCTGTTCTTGGAGAGGAAGGAAAATTTAACGCAGAAGAGGCTTCGGAGAAATGGGGCACGCAGCTGGAAAAACGTTATCCGGGTCTGCCCATCACGTTGAAGGTGCCTAAGCTTGGAGTTCCTGTTGGTAAGCCGGTGTCTATCCGCATTTCCGGTGAAGATTTGGAACAGCTGCGCAGCTTGTCACAACAGGTTAAAGAAGTAGTTCTGTCGATAAAAGGAACAAAAGATGTCCAGGATAATATCGGTATGGACCGCTACGCTTTGGAATTTCAAGTTAATAAGGAGGCTATGGATCAGTATCTCGTTAATTATACGGATCTGACACGCACGCTTCAGCTGATTGGCCAAGGAGTGGACTTTAGTAATTTCGATACAGGTAAAAAACTGATCGATATAAAAATGACGCTAGAGAGTGCAAAACAGGATCCAAACATTCTCTTTCAGCAGGTACATGTTACCAATGCGAACGGTGAACAAATCCCTTTAGCACAGCTGACTGAATTGAAACCTTCGTTTTCCATCCAAAAAATAAATCATTACAACTTGGTCCGTACGATTACGGTTGAAGCCGACGTAGATGGACGTACGGCAACAGATGTGATGGAAGAAATCAAACAGAAAATGAGCCGTGTTCAGTTCCCACCAGGATATGGCTGGGAGAGTGATGGCGAAACCTCCGAGCAGGAGGATATATTTAAAGATTTGGGCAGATTATATATTGTCGTGATCTTTTTGATTTTTATGTTAATCGTAATGCAGTTCTACTCCTTATCTATACCTTTTATCGTTATGACTACTGTTTATATGGCTATCTCTGGAGGGTTAATAGGCTTGTTCTTTACACGTACTCCGCTAGGTTTTATGAGTATCATGGGGTTAATTGCCTTAGCGGGTATTGTTGTACGCAACGGTATTGTACTGATTGAGTTTATTGAAGATTCGAGACAGGAAGGAATGGATTTGAAGGAAGCGGTTATCCAAGCCGCATCCGCCCGTTTTCGTCCTATACTGCTCACTTCTTTAACAGCCATGGTAGGGATGATTCCAATTGCACTTATGGGTGAACTGTTATTTAAGCCTTTGGCTTATACGATTATTTTTGGCCTGATCTTTTCGACACTTCTGACTTTATTAGTCGTTCCTTCTCTGTATATGGTACTGGCTCAGTGGAAGCTAAAACGTCAGAATAAGAAAAATGGATGGAATCTAAATAAAGAACGCCTTACTATCGAGTAG
- a CDS encoding efflux RND transporter periplasmic adaptor subunit, whose translation MNKRWVFISIAVLLAISTSACSSQSPGKAKGTGTEAHMVKAIVVNKEPLSVIYNLSGTLQPYDETTVSFEVPGRVLEANVNIGDSVTKGQVLTKLDPSNYLLQVEQSSKAVLEAQAGMSNVAATIQSADAALKSANAQIEAAQANSNKIKKGAREQEKAQAKTKVERAQAIHNKAQVDAKRIEQLYEQGAVTKADYEASQVSLTNAMKDLEDAHEALSLLLEGATQEERESATANVKQAQSSRDSALASKEQATASLEQSSAIYQQALVSKKQAELSLSKTSLKAPISSIVLEKTVSVGQLVSSGQPVYRLGQIDKLKVLLPVPDSEITAWKKGQTVTINLYNEIRKGTVNKIYPAANANTGTINVEVLIPNEDHKWMPGQVVKAARQSSSNEGILLPAEAIISSGDKPFVYKEVNQKATKTVVEVGKMFGSKLQITKGLNVGDRIVTSGAELLFEGAPLQIVQGEAK comes from the coding sequence ATGAACAAACGATGGGTATTTATTTCAATAGCCGTCCTATTGGCGATATCGACCTCAGCATGCTCATCCCAAAGTCCCGGTAAAGCGAAGGGAACTGGGACTGAGGCTCATATGGTAAAAGCAATAGTAGTCAATAAGGAGCCACTATCTGTCATATACAATCTTTCTGGTACTCTTCAGCCTTATGATGAAACGACTGTATCTTTTGAAGTACCGGGTCGTGTACTTGAAGCAAATGTGAATATCGGAGACTCCGTCACAAAAGGTCAGGTTCTGACCAAGCTAGACCCATCCAATTATCTGTTGCAAGTTGAGCAGAGCAGCAAGGCCGTGTTGGAGGCTCAAGCGGGTATGAGTAACGTTGCAGCAACTATCCAGTCAGCCGATGCTGCTTTGAAATCCGCCAATGCGCAAATCGAAGCGGCACAAGCCAACTCGAACAAGATCAAAAAAGGCGCCAGAGAACAGGAAAAAGCACAGGCCAAGACAAAGGTGGAACGTGCGCAAGCGATTCACAATAAAGCCCAGGTAGATGCGAAACGCATCGAACAACTGTATGAACAGGGAGCCGTCACAAAGGCGGATTATGAGGCTTCTCAAGTCTCCCTTACAAATGCAATGAAGGATCTGGAGGACGCACATGAGGCCTTGTCCTTGTTGTTAGAAGGTGCTACTCAGGAGGAGCGCGAGTCTGCCACAGCCAACGTAAAGCAGGCTCAATCCAGCAGAGATTCTGCCCTTGCTTCTAAAGAACAGGCGACTGCTTCTCTGGAACAATCTTCAGCTATTTATCAGCAGGCTCTTGTTTCCAAGAAGCAGGCTGAACTGTCCTTGTCCAAAACATCATTGAAAGCTCCTATCTCAAGTATAGTACTCGAGAAAACGGTAAGTGTCGGACAACTGGTCAGTTCAGGCCAGCCTGTTTACCGCTTGGGACAGATCGACAAGCTGAAGGTGTTGCTACCTGTACCGGACAGTGAAATTACAGCCTGGAAGAAGGGACAAACAGTTACCATTAATCTCTACAACGAAATTAGGAAAGGCACGGTCAACAAAATCTACCCGGCGGCCAATGCAAACACAGGAACAATTAACGTCGAAGTGCTTATCCCTAATGAAGATCATAAGTGGATGCCCGGGCAAGTTGTAAAAGCAGCTCGCCAAAGCTCCAGTAATGAAGGAATTCTACTACCTGCAGAGGCAATTATCAGTAGCGGAGATAAGCCCTTTGTATACAAAGAAGTGAATCAAAAAGCGACTAAAACCGTCGTAGAGGTCGGAAAAATGTTTGGTAGTAAACTTCAGATTACCAAGGGGTTGAATGTCGGAGACCGTATTGTCACAAGTGGCGCAGAACTGTTGTTTGAAGGAGCACCTCTCCAGATCGTGCAAGGTGAAGCAAAATGA
- a CDS encoding TetR/AcrR family transcriptional regulator, with protein MKERIISETIHQIQQKGFKFTISDLARQLAVSKGTIYEHFSSKDELIAEIINRIIFQITEKGKQIIENEELDLLEKIKQILIYIPEEFELMDVRLLSDLKRYHYDQWIKLDQFLNEEWSMVLLLMEKGIEDGTIKRIHLPLFVELYLGAINQIYNPKFLVKHQFSMGEMLQSIMEILLHGISNKK; from the coding sequence ATGAAAGAACGAATCATAAGTGAAACGATTCATCAAATCCAACAAAAAGGGTTTAAATTTACTATTAGTGATTTAGCAAGACAATTAGCTGTCAGTAAAGGAACCATCTATGAGCATTTTTCCTCAAAAGATGAACTTATTGCAGAAATAATTAATAGAATTATTTTTCAAATCACAGAAAAAGGAAAGCAAATTATAGAAAATGAAGAATTAGATTTGCTAGAGAAAATTAAACAAATTCTCATTTATATTCCAGAAGAGTTTGAATTGATGGATGTTCGTTTATTGTCTGATTTAAAAAGATATCATTATGATCAGTGGATCAAGCTAGATCAATTTTTAAACGAGGAATGGTCGATGGTTCTTCTATTAATGGAAAAAGGTATTGAAGATGGCACCATTAAACGTATCCATCTGCCATTATTTGTGGAGTTATACTTAGGCGCTATTAATCAAATTTATAATCCGAAGTTTCTTGTAAAACACCAATTCTCTATGGGAGAAATGCTTCAATCGATTATGGAAATCCTTTTGCATGGTATTTCAAATAAAAAATAG
- a CDS encoding alkaline phosphatase family protein, translating into MLLIIDSLMDKPLREAIRTGRAPALQFLLAHGNYFPEVVSSFPTMSVTIDGTLLTGTNPDQHRIPGLVWYDTSEQRLVNYGSGGTIETLKSGPMSIVKDSLYNLNNVHLSREVKTIHEQLEERGNSSASINTLLYRGNTMHRLDLPRIIANQQNFPPQLETFGPTFLSLGSFAQIHSQNRTHFNLVKSYGLNDRFSAQEIKYLIEKGQLPSFTIAYFPELDQAVHKYGPTETEKIEEVDRQLQHIFAAYGSWEAAMNNTTWVVMGDSGQTFIHGDRNKALISLRQLLAPYRIVKLGKPVKDDDQIVLAVNERMAYVYSLDKRVPLIQIAKLLQTDARIDVIAWKEGKDIHVMAGNKGGQLSYRRKGNYIDPYHQTWSLTGNLSILDIEAKGKHITYHNYPDALARLYSALHSHPGRQLVVTASPGYELVGENSPTHLNGGGHGSLHKQDSLVPMIVTGTDTAPKHLRIVDIKDWVLQLIQ; encoded by the coding sequence ATGTTGCTTATCATTGATTCTTTAATGGATAAACCGTTAAGGGAAGCAATACGTACAGGACGTGCTCCGGCCTTACAATTTCTCCTAGCTCACGGCAACTATTTTCCCGAAGTGGTCAGTTCCTTCCCGACAATGTCTGTCACGATTGACGGTACGCTACTAACCGGAACAAATCCTGATCAGCACCGTATTCCTGGGTTGGTCTGGTATGATACTAGCGAGCAACGGCTTGTTAATTATGGCAGTGGTGGGACAATTGAAACACTGAAGAGTGGTCCAATGTCCATTGTGAAAGACAGCTTGTACAATTTAAACAATGTCCATTTAAGCCGAGAAGTAAAAACGATTCACGAACAGCTGGAAGAAAGGGGAAATTCATCCGCCTCCATTAATACGCTTCTTTATAGAGGAAATACAATGCATCGCCTGGATCTTCCAAGAATCATTGCTAATCAGCAAAATTTTCCGCCACAGTTGGAAACGTTTGGACCGACTTTTCTTTCGCTGGGCTCCTTCGCCCAGATTCATTCACAGAATCGTACTCATTTTAATTTAGTAAAGTCGTACGGGCTCAACGATCGTTTCTCTGCCCAAGAAATAAAATATCTTATCGAAAAGGGACAGCTTCCTTCCTTTACGATCGCTTATTTTCCCGAATTGGATCAGGCTGTGCACAAGTACGGACCGACGGAGACAGAAAAAATCGAAGAAGTGGATCGTCAACTGCAGCATATTTTCGCTGCTTATGGTTCCTGGGAAGCAGCAATGAACAATACAACATGGGTTGTTATGGGGGATAGCGGACAAACATTTATTCATGGTGATCGGAACAAAGCACTGATTTCCTTGCGACAACTTCTGGCTCCTTATCGCATTGTAAAATTAGGTAAACCTGTGAAGGACGATGATCAAATTGTACTGGCTGTAAATGAAAGAATGGCGTACGTTTACTCACTTGATAAACGAGTGCCACTTATACAAATTGCCAAATTGTTACAGACTGATGCGCGGATTGATGTAATTGCATGGAAGGAAGGCAAGGACATTCATGTAATGGCAGGCAACAAAGGTGGACAACTTTCTTACCGACGAAAGGGGAACTACATTGATCCGTATCACCAAACATGGTCCCTTACAGGTAATCTGTCTATTTTGGATATAGAAGCCAAGGGTAAACACATTACTTATCACAATTATCCGGATGCCTTAGCGAGACTGTACAGCGCTCTACATTCCCATCCAGGTCGTCAACTTGTGGTAACAGCCAGTCCGGGCTATGAATTAGTAGGAGAAAATTCTCCGACACACTTGAATGGGGGTGGGCATGGTTCGTTGCATAAACAAGACTCTTTAGTACCTATGATCGTTACAGGGACAGATACCGCTCCAAAACACTTGCGGATTGTAGACATAAAAGATTGGGTATTGCAATTAATTCAATAA
- a CDS encoding YkoP family protein — MRTIMKVWSLVDKIYFYYSRLEYVNQAERNIFRVKLLTYRGKELLLSNGISIQTKDTLLKIHLHNCLLMNEMLHMENETKRALYVYKRVEESMPGLVDFIRNHPQGETIKGIIGITVLHRGVSRLGFEVKDIENGYYKKLKQLYMKPLFILCHLNKQQGWKEKNLVPKFLIMSKEQLLSRYLQDA, encoded by the coding sequence TTGAGAACAATCATGAAGGTTTGGTCACTGGTGGACAAGATTTATTTTTACTATTCCCGGCTAGAGTATGTAAATCAAGCAGAAAGAAATATTTTCCGTGTAAAACTGCTGACATATCGTGGAAAAGAACTTCTTCTTTCGAATGGAATCTCGATTCAGACAAAGGATACGCTGCTTAAAATCCATTTGCATAACTGTTTATTAATGAATGAAATGCTGCATATGGAAAATGAGACAAAGCGGGCTTTGTATGTTTACAAGCGTGTTGAGGAGTCGATGCCAGGACTTGTCGATTTTATTCGTAATCATCCACAAGGAGAGACCATTAAAGGCATCATTGGTATTACTGTGTTACACCGAGGTGTTAGCCGTCTTGGGTTTGAAGTGAAGGATATCGAGAATGGTTATTATAAAAAACTAAAGCAGCTTTATATGAAACCGTTATTCATCCTGTGTCATTTGAATAAGCAACAGGGATGGAAAGAGAAGAACCTGGTTCCAAAGTTTCTCATTATGTCAAAAGAACAACTATTAAGCAGGTATTTACAAGATGCGTAG
- a CDS encoding MGDG synthase family glycosyltransferase yields MQKVLFLPLLQMASGHHQVADALICSLEKRAPEILCKKIEFLSYVNERIEKMVTRTYMKWIYYAPQAYEQTYKHFACKSSHAGNYQLQWYERLFEKKMEQLLEEEQPDLIVCTHAFPSFLVSRLKEKQKIFTPVINIYTDFFINNIWGRSGIDYHFVPTSLLKEELMGKYNIAGEQIYVTGIPVDECFEKGKKHANSFPPYPILISGGSNGLGDIRLLLQKLKHATDFHFIVLCGKNEKLVQSLTSWGVKHIQPFPFVSSRKEMNRLYEWAAAVITKPGGITVSEALCKNLPIFIHSALPGQEEVNLHYLVSQQLAQQLDPASSYEKQLLNILNNKQERNHWHHRIHTYHKSKEAVAWQKILDLLK; encoded by the coding sequence ATGCAAAAAGTTCTTTTTTTACCACTCCTACAAATGGCTTCAGGACACCATCAAGTCGCCGATGCGCTCATCTGTTCGCTGGAAAAAAGAGCGCCTGAAATATTGTGTAAAAAAATCGAATTCCTGAGCTATGTAAATGAACGGATAGAAAAAATGGTCACAAGAACCTATATGAAGTGGATTTATTATGCACCGCAAGCATATGAACAAACATACAAGCACTTTGCCTGTAAATCGAGTCATGCCGGCAATTATCAACTACAGTGGTATGAAAGGCTGTTTGAGAAAAAAATGGAGCAGCTGCTAGAAGAGGAACAGCCGGACTTAATTGTTTGTACACATGCTTTTCCGTCTTTTTTAGTCAGTAGGCTAAAAGAAAAACAAAAAATCTTTACACCTGTTATCAATATTTATACCGATTTTTTTATCAATAACATCTGGGGGCGCAGTGGAATTGACTATCACTTTGTCCCTACATCCTTATTAAAAGAGGAACTCATGGGAAAATATAATATTGCTGGAGAACAGATATATGTAACAGGAATTCCGGTGGATGAGTGCTTTGAGAAAGGAAAGAAACATGCAAATTCCTTCCCCCCTTATCCCATTTTAATATCCGGCGGTAGTAACGGATTGGGCGATATCCGGCTCCTTTTGCAAAAGCTCAAGCATGCCACCGATTTCCATTTCATTGTTCTCTGTGGTAAAAATGAAAAGCTTGTTCAAAGCCTTACTTCCTGGGGAGTTAAACATATTCAGCCGTTTCCTTTCGTTTCTTCAAGGAAGGAAATGAACAGGTTATATGAATGGGCGGCTGCAGTCATTACCAAGCCGGGAGGAATAACGGTAAGTGAAGCGCTATGCAAAAATCTGCCCATTTTTATTCATTCAGCCCTACCCGGTCAGGAGGAGGTCAACCTCCACTATCTGGTATCACAACAGTTGGCACAGCAGCTTGATCCCGCTTCCTCATACGAAAAGCAGCTGCTGAATATTTTAAACAACAAACAAGAACGCAATCACTGGCATCATCGTATTCATACGTACCACAAAAGCAAAGAGGCAGTTGCCTGGCAAAAAATCCTCGATCTCCTAAAATAA
- a CDS encoding response regulator transcription factor, translating into MNNYSILVVDDEKEIRDGIEIYLKNEGMAVIKAQDGIEAIEKLNKHVIHLIILDIMMPRLDGIATTFKIREEKNIPIIILSAKSEDIDKILGLQIGADDYVTKPFNPLELIARVKSQLRRYVTLGVYKEIEKVINLNGLTLDESAKEVTVDGEFVKLTPTEYKIVELLMKNAGRVFSINEIYERVWKEPCFNAENTVAVHIRKIREKIEINPKQPRYLKVVWGIGYKIEK; encoded by the coding sequence ATGAATAATTATTCCATATTAGTTGTCGATGATGAAAAAGAGATCCGAGATGGTATCGAAATATATTTAAAAAATGAAGGGATGGCGGTTATAAAAGCACAAGACGGCATTGAAGCGATTGAAAAATTGAACAAGCATGTTATTCACCTCATTATTTTAGATATTATGATGCCGCGGCTTGACGGTATTGCAACTACATTTAAAATACGTGAGGAAAAAAATATTCCGATTATTATTCTAAGTGCAAAAAGCGAGGATATTGATAAAATTTTAGGTCTTCAGATTGGTGCCGATGACTATGTCACGAAGCCGTTTAACCCCTTGGAACTTATTGCCCGAGTGAAGTCACAGCTAAGAAGATACGTTACTCTGGGTGTTTATAAAGAAATAGAAAAAGTTATTAATCTTAATGGTCTTACATTAGATGAATCAGCAAAGGAAGTAACGGTTGATGGGGAATTTGTGAAATTAACGCCAACTGAATATAAAATCGTTGAATTGCTTATGAAAAATGCTGGACGTGTGTTTTCCATTAACGAAATCTATGAACGCGTATGGAAGGAACCATGTTTTAATGCTGAAAATACTGTAGCTGTTCACATTCGTAAGATTCGCGAAAAAATTGAAATCAATCCAAAACAACCAAGATATTTAAAGGTGGTATGGGGAATTGGATACAAAATTGAAAAATAA